One window of the Bacillota bacterium genome contains the following:
- a CDS encoding ABC transporter ATP-binding protein has protein sequence MQAKKGGGDILLQNVTKVFPNGSGQEIPVLAGINLEVGAGSFVSLLGPSGCGKSTLLRLLAGLEKPTSGSLYVNGEAVQGPHYSRGLVFQDPTLFPWLTVEGNLTFGPRARGELVSPEVVEEFLELTGLKEFRNMFPYQLSGGMAQRAALARVLINRPVVLLLDEPLGALDALTRMQMQDELYRIWRLRRTTVILVTHDIDEAIYLSEQVAILTPRPARIQSILDIPLGYPRARDHPDFFRLRSQILRLLHLNRDEEEGELTYAI, from the coding sequence GTGCAGGCAAAAAAAGGGGGAGGAGATATTCTTCTGCAAAATGTGACCAAGGTTTTTCCAAACGGGAGCGGCCAGGAGATACCTGTCCTGGCCGGAATCAACCTGGAGGTCGGGGCCGGAAGTTTTGTTTCTTTGCTCGGCCCCAGCGGTTGCGGAAAGTCAACCCTGCTCCGTTTGCTGGCGGGCCTTGAAAAACCAACCTCAGGCTCTCTCTATGTCAACGGCGAGGCGGTCCAGGGGCCCCATTACAGCCGGGGGCTTGTTTTCCAGGATCCAACCCTCTTCCCCTGGCTGACGGTGGAGGGGAATCTCACTTTTGGCCCCAGGGCGCGGGGGGAGCTTGTAAGTCCCGAGGTCGTGGAGGAGTTCCTCGAGCTGACCGGACTTAAAGAGTTTAGAAACATGTTTCCTTACCAGCTTTCGGGAGGGATGGCCCAGCGGGCGGCGCTGGCGCGGGTGCTGATCAACCGGCCCGTTGTACTCCTTCTCGACGAGCCTCTGGGGGCGCTTGATGCCTTGACGAGGATGCAGATGCAGGATGAGCTTTACCGTATCTGGCGCCTCCGGCGCACGACGGTCATTCTGGTGACCCACGATATTGATGAAGCAATTTACCTCAGCGAGCAGGTTGCAATCCTTACTCCCCGGCCGGCACGGATCCAGAGCATACTGGATATTCCTTTGGGGTACCCCCGCGCCCGGGATCATCCGGATTTTTTCCGCCTGCGCAGCCAGATCTTAAGGCTGCTTCATTTGAACCGCGATGAAGAGGAGGGAGAGTTGACTTATGCCATCTAG
- a CDS encoding ABC transporter permease subunit, whose product MEAVSGRIDLSRRLVRLQKALKEPWGRQVPLLLAILVLVLLWDLLTSRLRLLPLPYFPAPGEILFELWRDRSLLGLSIVHSLRLLGLGYLAGTLAGLGTGILMGWFRQGEYWLQPVLRFMGPIPAPAWIPLAMVLFPSSFSASIFLLALSAWFPVTILTWSGVAGVNRSYLEVARTLGAGGWVLLWKVAIPAALPSIFVGLFMGLGLSFATLVVAEMLGVKAGLGWYVQWAQGWAEYDKVYGALLIMALLFSTLLTVIFRFRDRFLAWQRGLIRW is encoded by the coding sequence ATGGAGGCAGTTTCGGGACGGATCGATCTCAGCCGGAGGCTGGTGCGGTTGCAAAAAGCCTTAAAAGAGCCCTGGGGGCGTCAGGTTCCTCTTCTTCTGGCGATACTGGTGCTCGTCTTGCTGTGGGATCTGCTTACAAGCAGGTTGCGCCTGCTTCCTCTCCCGTATTTTCCGGCTCCAGGTGAGATTCTATTCGAACTCTGGCGGGACCGCTCCCTGCTCGGCCTGAGCATCGTCCATTCCCTTCGTCTGCTTGGCCTGGGTTACCTTGCCGGAACTCTTGCGGGGCTTGGAACCGGCATCTTGATGGGCTGGTTCAGGCAGGGGGAATACTGGCTCCAGCCGGTGCTCCGCTTTATGGGCCCCATCCCCGCACCGGCCTGGATTCCCCTTGCAATGGTACTTTTTCCCAGTAGCTTCTCCGCCAGCATTTTTCTCCTGGCGCTGAGCGCCTGGTTTCCCGTGACCATTCTCACCTGGTCGGGGGTGGCAGGGGTGAACAGGTCCTACCTGGAGGTGGCACGGACGCTGGGGGCCGGGGGGTGGGTTCTTTTGTGGAAAGTGGCGATTCCCGCGGCGCTTCCTTCGATTTTCGTCGGGCTTTTCATGGGGTTGGGGCTTTCCTTTGCAACCCTGGTTGTGGCTGAGATGCTCGGTGTGAAAGCGGGGCTGGGCTGGTACGTGCAGTGGGCTCAGGGGTGGGCCGAGTACGACAAGGTTTACGGAGCCCTCCTGATCATGGCACTGCTTTTTTCAACACTCTTAACTGTTATTTTCCGCTTCCGGGATCGCTTTCTGGCCTGGCAGCGGGGACTTATCAGGTGGTAG
- a CDS encoding ABC transporter substrate-binding protein, whose amino-acid sequence MKKRAVAVILVVALLALFVSGLAGCGRKTESQKQEDSGSTGQVRTVKIGSAGALCYAPIYVAAEKGFFEKEGLSAEVVRTDFEHIREGLATGKIDATLGLFHKWIKPVEQGTDIKFTAGLHTGCIQVVAGNNSGITKVEDLRGKRIGVDAIGAGPMNFLAVALTRAGIDWKRDVTWKAYPPDQLETALDKGEIDAVAIADPWGQLILDKNKGRLVISLSETKPYADEYCCYVAVSGKLIKKDPEAAAALTRALMKATLWVNEHREEAAQLSVEKKYTGGTAAGNAKLLAKYRYVPGIKSAQRDLLQGIKNLKAAGVLETREPEALAERIFVSVTDDIKK is encoded by the coding sequence GTGAAAAAGAGAGCGGTAGCCGTAATCCTGGTGGTTGCCTTGCTGGCGCTCTTCGTTTCCGGGCTGGCCGGGTGCGGCCGGAAGACGGAGAGCCAGAAGCAAGAGGACAGCGGAAGCACAGGTCAGGTCAGAACTGTAAAAATAGGCAGCGCCGGTGCGCTTTGCTATGCGCCTATTTACGTTGCCGCAGAGAAAGGTTTTTTTGAAAAGGAAGGCTTAAGTGCCGAGGTTGTCAGAACCGATTTTGAGCACATCAGGGAGGGTCTTGCTACCGGGAAAATCGATGCAACTCTGGGGCTCTTCCATAAATGGATCAAACCTGTCGAGCAGGGGACAGATATCAAGTTTACAGCTGGATTACATACTGGTTGCATTCAAGTTGTGGCGGGAAATAATAGCGGGATTACAAAAGTGGAAGACCTTCGTGGGAAACGGATCGGGGTTGATGCCATCGGGGCAGGCCCCATGAACTTCCTTGCCGTTGCTCTAACCCGGGCAGGAATTGACTGGAAGCGCGACGTGACCTGGAAAGCATACCCCCCCGATCAGTTGGAAACGGCACTGGATAAGGGGGAAATTGATGCTGTGGCGATTGCCGACCCGTGGGGACAGTTGATCCTCGACAAGAATAAAGGCCGACTGGTTATCAGCCTTTCCGAGACCAAGCCCTATGCCGACGAGTACTGCTGCTATGTTGCCGTGAGCGGGAAGTTGATTAAAAAGGATCCGGAGGCTGCGGCAGCCCTTACCCGGGCCTTGATGAAGGCAACCCTTTGGGTAAATGAGCACCGCGAGGAAGCGGCGCAGCTGAGTGTGGAGAAGAAGTACACGGGAGGCACCGCGGCCGGGAACGCGAAGCTGCTGGCCAAGTACCGGTACGTCCCCGGGATCAAATCGGCCCAGAGAGATCTCCTCCAGGGGATTAAGAACCTCAAAGCTGCAGGTGTCCTTGAAACCCGGGAGCCCGAAGCCCTGGCAGAAAGGATCTTCGTTTCTGTAACCGACGACATAAAGAAGTAA
- the cysK gene encoding cysteine synthase A has product MRIYENLTELIGGTPLLRLKTLSQGTGAEIAGKLESFNPAGSVKDRIGYAMIKDAEERGLINKDTVIIEPTSGNTGIALAFVCAARGYRLILTMPETMSIERRNLLKAYGAELVLTPGAEGMKGAVRKAEELAAQIPNSFIPQQFRNPANPAIHRATTALEIWEDTEGQVDVVVGGVGTGGTITGVAEALKPRKESLKIVAVEPAESPVLSGGKPGPHRIQGIGAGFIPEVLNLSLVDEIIQVRYEEAAATSRMLARSLGLLVGVSSGAAAFAARLVARRPENQGKLIVVILPDTGERYLSTTLFQEEENINQLRGVLNLAAVQARC; this is encoded by the coding sequence ATGCGCATTTATGAAAACCTGACGGAGCTGATTGGGGGTACACCCTTGCTGCGCCTGAAAACGCTTTCTCAGGGTACAGGTGCAGAGATCGCGGGAAAGCTGGAGTCCTTCAACCCTGCCGGCAGCGTCAAGGACCGGATCGGCTACGCCATGATCAAAGATGCCGAGGAGCGGGGATTGATTAACAAGGATACGGTGATCATCGAGCCCACCAGCGGGAACACGGGGATTGCCCTCGCCTTTGTCTGCGCCGCCAGGGGTTACCGCTTGATTCTCACGATGCCCGAGACAATGAGCATCGAGCGGCGCAACCTCCTGAAAGCATACGGGGCAGAACTGGTCCTGACACCCGGTGCAGAGGGAATGAAAGGAGCGGTCCGGAAGGCAGAAGAGCTGGCGGCTCAGATCCCGAATTCCTTTATTCCCCAGCAGTTCCGGAATCCCGCGAATCCGGCTATCCACCGCGCCACCACGGCTCTCGAGATTTGGGAGGATACCGAAGGCCAGGTGGATGTTGTTGTGGGCGGAGTCGGCACGGGGGGAACGATTACCGGTGTCGCAGAAGCGCTGAAACCCCGCAAGGAGTCGTTGAAGATCGTTGCCGTCGAGCCGGCGGAGTCCCCCGTGCTCTCGGGAGGGAAGCCGGGGCCGCACCGCATTCAGGGGATCGGTGCGGGTTTTATCCCCGAGGTGCTCAACCTGTCCCTTGTTGATGAAATTATCCAGGTCCGCTACGAGGAGGCGGCTGCAACCAGCCGGATGCTGGCGCGCAGCCTCGGGCTGCTGGTCGGGGTTTCTTCAGGCGCGGCGGCCTTTGCAGCCCGGCTGGTGGCCCGGCGCCCCGAAAATCAAGGGAAGCTGATCGTAGTCATTCTCCCCGATACGGGGGAACGTTACTTGAGCACCACCCTCTTCCAGGAAGAGGAAAACATCAACCAGTTGCGGGGCGTGCTTAACCTGGCTGCCGTTCAGGCCCGGTGCTGA
- a CDS encoding AIR synthase family protein, producing MELPATGKLDQCSFNQIIYPRLGEKNPRILLGPRHGVDAAVIDLGNQVLVVAEDPTFGMPALLPYFGWSIVHIAASDVAVLGVKPEYLTICLLLPPGSSPSLLEEIWEQIHQECVKLGISIVGGHTGVYPGIGYPLNGGCTVFGFGRKEQLTPASGARVGDCLIMTKGLAIEAAAILAIQAAEELEKAFGGEFVSHLKDYFWKMTVVEDALLAAPYAHAMHDATEGGFLNGVYEMAEASGIGVTVFEKDLLCDPEIAKLCQHFNIDPLISISEGTLLIAAPSGKAEELIKKLQDNGIPAAAVGEFTDSRRVLRRATGSEEPLRPVEVDPFWEAYFKTITKEEEK from the coding sequence TTGGAGTTACCTGCAACTGGCAAACTGGACCAATGCTCTTTTAACCAGATTATTTATCCGAGGTTGGGGGAGAAGAACCCGCGGATACTGCTGGGGCCCCGGCACGGTGTCGACGCTGCGGTGATCGACCTGGGAAATCAAGTGCTGGTTGTTGCCGAGGACCCCACCTTCGGGATGCCCGCTCTCCTTCCGTACTTTGGCTGGTCAATTGTTCACATCGCCGCCAGTGATGTCGCCGTACTCGGAGTAAAACCGGAATACCTTACAATCTGCCTGCTGCTTCCTCCCGGCAGTTCACCTTCTCTCCTTGAAGAGATCTGGGAACAAATCCACCAGGAGTGCGTGAAGTTAGGAATCAGCATCGTAGGGGGGCATACCGGGGTATATCCCGGGATCGGGTATCCTCTGAACGGAGGGTGCACGGTGTTCGGTTTTGGCCGAAAAGAACAGCTTACTCCGGCCTCGGGGGCCCGGGTTGGTGATTGCCTTATTATGACCAAAGGTCTTGCGATCGAAGCAGCAGCCATCCTCGCCATCCAGGCAGCCGAGGAACTAGAAAAGGCCTTTGGCGGGGAGTTCGTTTCTCACCTCAAAGATTATTTTTGGAAGATGACCGTGGTAGAGGATGCGCTTCTTGCGGCACCCTACGCCCACGCGATGCACGACGCAACAGAAGGAGGGTTTCTCAACGGAGTCTACGAAATGGCCGAAGCCTCGGGAATCGGGGTTACCGTTTTTGAAAAAGATCTCTTGTGCGATCCCGAAATAGCTAAACTCTGCCAGCACTTCAACATCGATCCCTTGATTTCAATCAGCGAAGGCACGCTGCTCATCGCGGCGCCTTCAGGCAAAGCCGAAGAGTTGATTAAAAAGCTGCAGGACAACGGGATTCCTGCAGCGGCAGTAGGAGAGTTTACCGATTCCAGGCGAGTCTTGCGCCGCGCCACAGGAAGCGAGGAACCCCTCCGTCCGGTGGAAGTTGATCCTTTTTGGGAAGCCTACTTCAAAACGATTACAAAAGAGGAGGAAAAATAA
- the nifS gene encoding cysteine desulfurase NifS yields the protein MRKVYLDHAATTPLHPEVSSLMCEFMAETFGNPSSLHSFGREARKWMEEARQKVAELIGAASEEIIFTSGGTEADNLTILGVAWSRQEKGNHLITSAIEHHAVLDTCEFLARNGFEVTVLPVDGYGVVDPDAVRRAIRKNTILISIMHANNEIGTIEPIEEIGRIAREHGVVFHTDAVQTAGKIPVNVVDLGVDLLSLSAHKIYGPKGVGALYIRKGIRIKPVLHGGGQERKLRSGTENTIGIVGFGKAAEIAARDLEQEISRTRALRDRLIQGVFEKIPEVRLNGHPEQRLPHNANFSFSYVEGESLILGLDLQGIAASSGSACSSRSLQPSHVLKALGLPPELVHGSVRMTLGRANTGEDIDYVLEVLPGIVERLRRFSPLARQLQV from the coding sequence GTGCGCAAGGTGTATTTAGACCATGCCGCGACCACGCCGCTTCATCCTGAAGTTTCCTCCTTGATGTGTGAATTCATGGCAGAAACCTTTGGAAACCCCTCAAGCCTCCATTCTTTTGGAAGGGAGGCAAGAAAATGGATGGAAGAGGCGCGCCAGAAGGTGGCAGAACTGATTGGTGCTGCCTCTGAGGAAATTATTTTTACCAGCGGGGGGACCGAGGCGGACAATCTTACCATTCTGGGGGTTGCCTGGAGCAGGCAAGAAAAGGGAAACCATCTGATTACCAGTGCCATTGAGCACCATGCCGTACTGGATACCTGCGAGTTTCTGGCAAGAAACGGTTTTGAAGTCACCGTTCTTCCTGTGGATGGTTACGGGGTTGTCGACCCGGATGCGGTGCGAAGGGCTATCAGAAAGAATACCATCCTGATTTCCATCATGCACGCCAACAATGAAATCGGGACCATCGAGCCGATCGAAGAAATCGGGAGAATTGCCCGGGAGCACGGAGTGGTTTTCCACACCGACGCTGTCCAGACGGCAGGGAAGATTCCCGTCAACGTGGTGGACCTGGGTGTGGATCTCCTCAGCCTCTCGGCCCATAAGATTTACGGCCCCAAGGGCGTAGGCGCGCTTTACATCAGGAAAGGGATTAGAATCAAGCCGGTCCTGCACGGAGGGGGGCAGGAAAGGAAGCTCCGCTCCGGTACCGAGAACACCATTGGGATTGTCGGCTTCGGAAAGGCTGCGGAAATCGCAGCCCGGGATTTGGAGCAGGAGATCTCCCGCACCAGGGCGCTGAGGGACAGGTTAATCCAGGGGGTCTTTGAAAAAATCCCGGAGGTGCGGTTGAACGGGCACCCTGAGCAGCGACTCCCTCATAATGCCAACTTCAGCTTTTCTTACGTCGAGGGAGAATCTTTGATTTTGGGCCTTGACCTCCAGGGAATTGCAGCCTCCTCCGGCTCTGCCTGCAGTTCCCGGTCGCTGCAGCCCTCCCACGTCCTGAAGGCCCTGGGCCTCCCCCCGGAATTGGTTCACGGCTCGGTTCGGATGACCCTGGGGCGCGCCAATACCGGGGAGGATATCGACTACGTCCTGGAGGTTTTGCCCGGGATTGTGGAACGGCTCCGCCGGTTTTCTCCCCTGGCCCGGCAGTTGCAGGTTTAG
- a CDS encoding thiamine-phosphate synthase family protein, whose product MVLANEQDQVLGNLVRAVHLLEEALGIAWLMPEVRINLVYALSTAECPRDVAGIEGRITVVKGRFRAAGYPAFGASDHMARCLIEVRKYAPRWRAGMNFRWDPDLVKQVENYCKNKSLTLGKIERSLEPREIQEKDGSSMPWKIAQLAQGARFPEIFYESPGWGKEPLFVILGEDAVACVTKFLDLARALSGSC is encoded by the coding sequence ATGGTGCTTGCCAATGAACAGGACCAGGTCCTGGGAAACCTGGTGCGCGCGGTTCACCTCCTGGAAGAAGCTTTAGGAATCGCGTGGTTGATGCCCGAAGTTCGCATCAACCTTGTTTACGCCCTATCCACGGCTGAATGCCCCCGTGATGTCGCGGGAATTGAAGGCCGCATCACCGTAGTCAAGGGGCGCTTCCGGGCTGCAGGGTACCCTGCATTCGGCGCCTCCGACCACATGGCCCGCTGCCTGATAGAAGTCCGCAAATACGCGCCCCGGTGGCGCGCCGGCATGAACTTCCGGTGGGATCCCGATCTGGTGAAGCAAGTCGAAAACTACTGCAAAAATAAATCTCTCACTCTGGGAAAAATCGAAAGGTCCCTCGAACCACGCGAAATTCAAGAAAAAGATGGTTCATCCATGCCGTGGAAAATTGCGCAATTAGCCCAAGGGGCCCGCTTCCCGGAGATCTTCTACGAGTCTCCGGGCTGGGGAAAAGAACCGTTATTTGTAATTCTCGGGGAAGACGCTGTGGCCTGCGTGACAAAGTTTTTGGATTTAGCCCGGGCTTTAAGCGGCAGTTGCTGA
- a CDS encoding 4Fe-4S binding protein: MRELTESLRRFARALGADLVGITPAARLDAALTPPNRAGDQFPGAKSVVVLGLHIPDASLEVMRKGISNYSYNMFGYAYLNRELDYLAYRVTRYLEDHGFLALPIPARGEHYWEQRRHYGPLSFRHAAVAAGLGTFGWQGLVLTPEFGPRQRFITVLTDAELEADQVLKEDLCRRCMACVRNCPAGAIKEEEWEVVIGGRKFVYGVVDSGACWWTAVGLSTRLWEGTPFQPQVDLPRPSSLSPRLVYEYLWHRRDPRLVNSEHPEGNFGASFCGRCLIICPVGHAAARRRTGGKMRVQACGPGSAGPGPGLFSDQDCEYCQSGGAGAGHGAQFYLGEYLQKQFPGR; the protein is encoded by the coding sequence ATGAGGGAGCTTACTGAAAGTTTGCGCAGGTTTGCCCGGGCCCTTGGGGCTGATTTAGTCGGGATCACTCCTGCGGCGCGGCTGGACGCGGCCCTTACACCTCCGAACCGGGCCGGGGACCAGTTTCCCGGCGCAAAAAGCGTGGTTGTCCTGGGCCTGCATATCCCCGATGCGAGCCTTGAGGTTATGCGGAAGGGAATTTCCAATTACTCTTACAACATGTTCGGTTATGCGTACCTCAACCGCGAGCTGGACTACCTGGCCTACCGGGTGACGCGGTACCTGGAGGATCACGGCTTTCTCGCCTTGCCCATTCCGGCGCGGGGAGAGCACTACTGGGAGCAGCGCAGACACTACGGGCCGCTTTCTTTCCGCCACGCGGCAGTCGCGGCGGGCTTGGGAACTTTTGGGTGGCAGGGGCTGGTCCTGACACCTGAGTTCGGGCCTAGGCAGCGCTTTATTACCGTGCTGACGGACGCCGAACTGGAGGCGGATCAGGTTCTGAAAGAGGATCTCTGCAGGCGCTGCATGGCCTGCGTCAGGAACTGTCCGGCGGGGGCGATTAAAGAGGAGGAGTGGGAGGTTGTTATCGGAGGGAGAAAGTTTGTTTACGGTGTGGTAGATTCCGGTGCCTGCTGGTGGACGGCAGTAGGCTTGAGCACCAGATTGTGGGAGGGGACTCCTTTCCAGCCCCAGGTGGATCTGCCCCGCCCCTCCTCCCTCAGCCCCCGCCTCGTCTATGAATATTTATGGCATCGGAGGGACCCCCGGCTCGTGAACAGCGAGCATCCCGAAGGGAATTTTGGGGCGAGTTTCTGCGGCAGGTGCCTGATCATCTGCCCTGTTGGGCATGCGGCTGCCCGGCGCCGCACCGGGGGGAAAATGAGGGTGCAGGCTTGCGGACCTGGCAGTGCCGGGCCTGGCCCTGGGCTATTTTCTGATCAGGATTGCGAATATTGCCAATCAGGAGGTGCTGGGGCGGGTCACGGAGCACAATTTTACTTAGGAGAATATTTACAGAAGCAGTTTCCAGGAAGATAA
- a CDS encoding homocysteine synthase: MSDNWKFATLAVHAGQQPDPATGARAVPIYQTTSYNFRDADHAAALFALEEPGNIYTRMMNPTNDVFEKRIAALEGGVGALATASGQAAITYAILNIAGAGDEIVSSSSLYGGTYNLFYHTMPRLGLTVKFVDQAAPENFRRALTEKTKAFFVEIIGNPKLDVPDLEAIAQIAHEAGVPLIVDNTFATPYLCRPFEYGADIVVHSATKFIGGHGTAIGGVIVDSGRFDWTNGKFPGLTEPDPSYHGIRYVENFGNMAYIVKARVQLLRDIGACLGPFNAFLFLQGLETLHLRMERHSANALEVARYLQHHPAVAWVSYPGLPDHPSYRNARKYLPRGAGAILSFGVKGGAEAGRRLINSVKLFSLLANVGDAKSLIIHPASTTHQQLTPEQQLSSGVTEDMVRLSIGIEDVADIIADLDQALAASQAR, encoded by the coding sequence ATGAGTGACAACTGGAAATTCGCCACCCTGGCCGTACATGCCGGGCAGCAGCCCGATCCCGCGACCGGGGCGCGGGCTGTTCCCATCTACCAGACTACTTCTTATAATTTCCGTGATGCCGATCATGCGGCCGCCCTTTTTGCTCTGGAAGAGCCTGGCAATATTTATACCAGGATGATGAACCCGACAAATGATGTTTTCGAAAAACGGATTGCAGCTCTGGAAGGCGGAGTTGGGGCCCTGGCCACCGCTTCCGGCCAGGCGGCAATTACTTACGCAATTCTGAACATCGCCGGTGCCGGAGATGAAATTGTTTCTTCCAGCAGTCTTTATGGAGGCACCTACAACCTGTTCTACCATACCATGCCCAGACTCGGCCTGACCGTAAAATTTGTGGACCAGGCGGCTCCCGAGAACTTCCGCCGTGCGCTGACGGAAAAAACGAAGGCATTTTTCGTAGAAATCATCGGCAATCCGAAACTGGATGTCCCCGATCTTGAAGCGATTGCACAAATCGCCCATGAAGCGGGGGTTCCTCTGATTGTTGACAACACCTTTGCAACCCCCTACCTCTGCCGCCCGTTCGAGTACGGCGCTGATATCGTGGTCCATTCGGCCACCAAGTTTATCGGGGGGCACGGCACTGCGATTGGAGGGGTAATCGTTGACAGCGGCCGTTTTGACTGGACGAACGGCAAGTTTCCCGGCCTCACCGAACCTGACCCCAGCTACCACGGCATCAGGTACGTAGAAAATTTCGGAAACATGGCCTACATTGTCAAGGCCCGCGTTCAGCTCCTGCGGGATATTGGTGCCTGCCTCGGCCCCTTCAATGCTTTTCTCTTTCTGCAGGGATTGGAGACCCTTCACCTGCGGATGGAACGGCACAGCGCCAACGCTCTGGAAGTGGCGCGGTATTTGCAGCATCATCCTGCCGTTGCCTGGGTGAGTTACCCTGGCCTGCCCGATCACCCCTCCTACCGGAATGCCCGGAAGTATCTGCCCAGGGGCGCGGGGGCGATCCTTTCCTTTGGAGTTAAGGGGGGAGCAGAAGCGGGCCGCCGCCTGATCAACAGCGTGAAGCTTTTCTCCCTCCTGGCAAATGTCGGCGACGCCAAGTCGCTGATCATTCACCCTGCAAGCACGACCCACCAGCAATTAACTCCGGAGCAGCAGCTGAGCTCCGGTGTGACAGAAGACATGGTGCGGCTTTCCATAGGGATTGAAGATGTCGCCGACATTATTGCCGATCTCGATCAGGCCCTCGCGGCCAGCCAGGCTCGATAA
- a CDS encoding Rrf2 family transcriptional regulator — protein MKFSTRARYGLRAMLELALNYGKGPVSVKTISENQEISEAYLEQLLALLGKASLVKSVRGAQGGYLLAQEPAGIRVGDIIRALEGPIAPVDCVKRKDPLICTRAEKCVSRIVWERIRDAVDEVLDSLTLEDLRTELEKMEVKQQSYMYYI, from the coding sequence ATGAAATTTTCTACCAGGGCGCGCTACGGTCTCCGGGCGATGCTGGAGCTTGCGCTGAATTACGGAAAGGGCCCTGTTTCGGTAAAAACCATCTCCGAAAACCAGGAAATATCTGAAGCTTACCTGGAGCAGCTGCTGGCTTTACTCGGGAAGGCCAGCCTGGTAAAAAGTGTCCGGGGCGCGCAAGGAGGTTATCTTTTGGCCCAAGAGCCTGCCGGGATCAGGGTCGGTGACATCATCAGAGCCCTTGAGGGCCCCATTGCTCCGGTGGATTGTGTGAAGAGAAAGGACCCTCTGATCTGTACCAGAGCCGAAAAGTGTGTTTCCCGCATTGTTTGGGAGCGGATCCGTGATGCCGTTGACGAGGTCCTTGACTCCCTTACCCTGGAAGATCTCCGGACCGAGTTGGAGAAAATGGAGGTGAAGCAGCAGAGTTACATGTACTACATTTAA
- the cysK gene encoding cysteine synthase A gives MRIARTVEELIGRTPLVQLNRLARESLGRVVVKLESFNPGGSVKDRICLSMIEKAEREGIIAPGRTTIIEPTGGNTGIGLAMIGAVRGYRVILTMPESMSVERVRLFRAYGAEVVLTPAEELIPGAVRKAEELAKEIPGAWIPNQFANEANPDIHSETTAMEIWRDTEGKVDIVVGGLGTGGTVVGVARRLKEMRPDIKVAGVEPFRCPVFSGGKPARHKIQGIGPGFVPAVFDRKVVDEIITVKDEEAYETSRRLAREEGLLVGISSGAVAFGALQISRRPEARGKLIVAILPDTGERYLSTDLFD, from the coding sequence GTGCGAATTGCGCGCACGGTGGAAGAACTGATCGGAAGAACTCCTCTTGTTCAGCTGAACCGTTTAGCCAGGGAATCTCTCGGCAGGGTGGTCGTCAAGCTGGAAAGCTTCAACCCGGGCGGGAGCGTGAAGGACCGCATCTGCTTGAGCATGATCGAGAAAGCGGAGCGCGAGGGGATCATTGCTCCCGGTAGAACGACCATTATCGAACCTACGGGCGGCAACACCGGCATCGGCCTGGCTATGATCGGCGCGGTTCGCGGGTACCGGGTGATTCTGACCATGCCCGAGAGCATGAGCGTCGAGAGGGTCAGGCTGTTTCGGGCTTACGGCGCGGAGGTGGTATTAACTCCTGCTGAGGAGCTGATTCCCGGGGCGGTGCGCAAGGCCGAGGAACTGGCAAAGGAAATACCCGGTGCCTGGATTCCGAACCAGTTTGCCAACGAGGCCAATCCCGACATCCATTCCGAAACAACGGCAATGGAAATCTGGCGGGATACCGAGGGGAAGGTAGACATCGTTGTGGGAGGTCTGGGAACGGGAGGAACCGTTGTTGGTGTGGCGCGGAGGTTGAAGGAGATGCGGCCCGATATCAAAGTTGCAGGAGTGGAGCCCTTCCGCTGCCCGGTTTTCTCCGGAGGGAAGCCTGCCCGCCACAAGATTCAGGGCATCGGGCCCGGTTTCGTTCCTGCCGTTTTCGACCGGAAGGTGGTGGATGAGATCATTACCGTGAAGGACGAGGAGGCCTATGAAACATCCCGGCGCCTCGCCCGGGAAGAGGGCCTCCTCGTCGGAATCTCCTCCGGTGCGGTGGCCTTCGGGGCGCTCCAGATCAGCCGCCGCCCCGAGGCGCGGGGGAAGCTGATTGTAGCCATTCTCCCCGATACGGGAGAACGATACTTGAGCACCGATTTGTTCGATTGA
- a CDS encoding permease, translated as MTHYMELLATNQPWNLIIFMAIPVILAETLTVTEFFVVFRRLHEGPLRHFNRWVGIILGFYFLGIFLYLTTKVVPGIEWRGLVDILAVGFYLSGVIFLFGIALLELGILGRHRDLEGKMQLHFTLLIGFLIVAHIAMIFGMMNPSLL; from the coding sequence ATGACCCACTACATGGAACTGCTGGCAACAAATCAACCGTGGAACCTGATCATCTTCATGGCCATCCCTGTGATCTTGGCCGAGACCCTTACGGTGACCGAATTTTTTGTGGTTTTCCGCCGGCTGCATGAAGGTCCGCTCCGCCACTTTAACCGGTGGGTGGGGATTATTCTGGGCTTCTATTTTCTTGGGATATTCCTGTACCTGACGACGAAAGTGGTGCCGGGAATTGAGTGGCGCGGGTTGGTTGACATCCTGGCGGTAGGGTTTTATTTGAGCGGCGTGATTTTCCTCTTTGGAATCGCCCTTTTGGAGCTGGGAATCCTGGGCAGGCACCGGGATCTTGAGGGCAAGATGCAGCTGCACTTTACCCTCTTGATCGGTTTCCTCATCGTTGCCCATATCGCCATGATCTTCGGAATGATGAATCCGTCTCTGCTCTAA